The Candidatus Dependentiae bacterium sequence TCTTCTTTTTCTTCTGCATTTTTTAATAATTTTATCATTGCCTTGTACTTTTCCTGTTCTTTTGAATTTTGTGTCTTTTTTAAAAGTTTTTCTGCCATCTGAAGAGGCGTTAATTTATCAGCTTCGGCAACATCGTTAAGACCGAACGAATTAAATATCTTGAGCGCATTGTAGTAGTCATTTGCTTCTTTGTCCGCATTATAATCTTCAACATTAGTTCTGGATGTCATGGCCATTAAAAATCTATCTATTAACATCTCAAGTATTTCAGGCTGCTTATAAATAACGATCATATGAAGAGCATTTTTTCCATCTTTACGAAACCGCTCATTAGGAGTTATCATAGATACTCCAACTTTCTGACCATTCTTATCTATTTGATCAACGCCCTCAATAAAGAGTTTTATAATATCTTTTTTGCCATAGAAAACAGCTTCTTCAAAAGGCGTTACATGATCTTTAGATGCAAGCCTAATAGTAATATTGGGATTCGACATTAATAATTTGACTACCCCAACACCACCACTTTTTGCAGCAAGCCGGAGAGCAACATTGCCCTTTTCGTCTTTTGCATTAACATTTGCCCCAGCTTTAATTGCCTTATCAAGCTCCTTAACGTCCCCTACGATCACCGCTTTTAATAATAATTGATCTGCTGTTAATTCAGCCATCACAAATGGCACACTTATTACGCATAATATTGCAATGAATAAAAACTTCTTCATAATTGGTTCTCCATTTTTTTATTATAAACCATTCTATTCCCTACTGACTTAATGAAACTTTCAAAAACTCTTCGCGCTTCTCATCTTGCAATATCTTAAGATTTTCAAATTTTATAGCTTTAGTTGCCACAGATAGCGCATGCTGCTCGCCGCTCAACAAAGACACAAGCGCTTGCATGCGTCCTCGCCTTTCTTGCTCAAGTCCTATGAGGGCAGAAGGATATTTTTCAGATAAATATTCGTAGTCGTCTTCATCAATTTCAGCCCCAGCTTGAAGCAATAAATCGACTATGATATCTTCACCTGCTGCAACCGCTATCATTAAAGGCGTGTCCCCGCCAATT is a genomic window containing:
- a CDS encoding ankyrin repeat domain-containing protein, yielding MKKFLFIAILCVISVPFVMAELTADQLLLKAVIVGDVKELDKAIKAGANVNAKDEKGNVALRLAAKSGGVGVVKLLMSNPNITIRLASKDHVTPFEEAVFYGKKDIIKLFIEGVDQIDKNGQKVGVSMITPNERFRKDGKNALHMIVIYKQPEILEMLIDRFLMAMTSRTNVEDYNADKEANDYYNALKIFNSFGLNDVAEADKLTPLQMAEKLLKKTQNSKEQEKYKAMIKLLKNAEEKEEMMYSDFTAFSQEEK